In Oncorhynchus gorbuscha isolate QuinsamMale2020 ecotype Even-year linkage group LG26, OgorEven_v1.0, whole genome shotgun sequence, the DNA window AATGAACTCCCAGGTGCAGTAAATGTGTCATGGTTAAGCCACACCCTTGGTTGTGTTAAAGCCGTAACATCATAACAGGGTCGATAGGTCAGAAAGGACACTTATTAAGATGCTGAACTGTCGTCTTCTGTTCTTGCACAggtcagatcaattcagtgtaaCATTCAAAAGGGCAACAGCAATGGCTACGCAGAGATAGGTGGTCTAGTAGACTTAACAAAATCAAACCTTCCACTCTCCACGGATGGACTAGCCTATATGATAGCGCTCTATCCTCCTCCACGGAGGAATAAAGGGATATTGCTTGCTGTGACAGCAAAGTCATGGCATGCCACTACACGTGTCACAAGCGGCTGTGCTTAAGGGTGGCCTACTGCGAAGCAGTCAATCCTTTACCAGGATTACAAGGCTGTGCTGCAGATCTATTGTGCCCTAATCACAATCATGAAATCTCAGACACTCACTTACTGTGAAGAGGTGAAGATATATTTTTAAAAGGTAGAAATTGCTACTGAAAATCCCTCTCATATAACATATCGTTACAGTGATATGGTGGCTGCCCGGTTGGTTATCATGCTGTGCATGGTGGGGAGAGGAAATCCACACTACCTGCTGGTGGCATTTAATGGCAAGTCACCAAGGAACAGGAGAGAAAGGCCATTGGCATAACCATCTGACATTTCATAATGACAACATGCAGTAGCCTAGAGCTAATCTCTACCTACCTACATTTTATGTAAACAATGTAGTTGTGGTTCAGACTGAAGCCCATGAGAACACCTGGCCTATACCTGGTAGGAAATTACATATCATTGGAGCAGCAGTCAGCATTAGGAATTTTAAAAATCAATTTTCCACACCCTGCTTTTTTGAGATACCATGATATAACATACAGATCTCAAAGGAATTAAGCTATGGAATGATGAACCCGTCTGGTGTCAAggcacttttatttatttaatctttatttaactaggcaagtcagttaagaacacattcttattttcaatgacggcctaggaacggtgggttaactgcctcgttcagaggcagaatgacagattttcaccttgtcggctcgggggatccaatcttgcaaccttacagttaactagtccaaccaATAACGaccgttgcactccacaaggagactgcctgttacgcgaatgcagtaagccacggtaagttgctagctagcattgaacttatcttataaaaaacaatcaatcataatcactagtcaactacacatggttgatgacattactagatattatctagcgtgtcctgcgttgcgtataatctgactgagcatacaagtatctaagtatctgactgagcggtggtaggcagaagcaggcgcgtaaacattcattcaaacagcactttagtgcgttttgccagcagttcttcgttgtgcgtcaagcattgctctgtttatgacttcaagcctatcaactcccgagatgaggctggtgtaaccgaagtgaaatggctggctagttagcgcgtgctaatagaatttcaaacgtcactcgctctgagccttggggtggttgtttcccttgctctgcatgggtaacgctgcttcaagggtggcttttgtgttgtgttcctggttcgagcccagggaggagcgaggagagggacggaagctatagtGTTACACTGGCAATTCTAAAGTGCCTTGAAGAACATCCagtagtcaaaggttaatgaaatacaaatggtgtagagggaaatagtcctataattcctataataactacaacctaaaacttcttacctggaaatattgaagactcatgttaaaaggaaccaccagctttcatatgttctcatgttctgatcaAGGAACTttaacgttagctttcttacattgcacatattgcacttttactttcttctccaacactttgtttttgcattatttaaaccaaattgaacatgtttcattatttatttgaggctaaatttattttattgatgtattatattaagttaaaataagtgttcattcagtattgttgtaattgtcattattacaaatacattttaatttttacattttttgcaTTTTAAAATCagccaattaatcggtatcggcttttttggtcttccaataatcggtatcggcgttgaaaaataataatcggtatcggcgttgaaaaatcataatcggtcgacctctagtacatatctacctcaattacctcgtacccattgCCACCGACTAGGTACTGCTACCCCTTGTACAGTtgcagtcagaagtttacatacacttaggttggcgtcattaatactcatttttcaaccactccacaaatgtattgtttacaaactatagtttggccagtcggttaggacatctactttgtgcatgacaagtcatttttcaaacaattgtttacagacagattatttcacttaaatcacaattccactgggtcagaagtttacatacactaagttgactgtgccttaaaacagctcggaaaattccagacaatgacgtcatggctttagaaacttctgataggctaattgacttaatttttatttatttattttatttcacctttatttaaccaggtaggcaagttgagaacaagttcttatttacaattgcgacctggccaagataaagcaaagcagttcgacagatacaacatgacatttcacattcttaaaataaagtggtgatcctaactaacctaagacaagtgatttttaaaaatgagtttaaatgtatttggttaaggtgtaagtatacttccgacttcaactgtatatagccaagtttttgttactcattgtgtatctattTTATGTTTTActttattatttctctattttctttctctgcattgttggaaagggcctctaacacggaacccaaactggctgcgcacgtgcgccatcgtgcataaatgtattttgtccccccacaccaaacgcgatcacgacacgcaggttaaaatatcaaaacaaactctgaaccaattatattaatttggggacaggtcgaaaagcatttaACATTTATGGCAATTAATCTAGCttgcttgcacttgctagctaatttgtgcTATTTAGCTAGCCTGCTGTTGCTCGCTAACTTTTCTTCTCGACTTtttattgcgattggcaactttcataaattatgTGCATTGCCGCCACCGACcttgttcgtctttcagtcacccacatggatataaccaatgaggagatggcacgtgggtatctgcttctataaaccaatgaatggatgggagaggcaggacttctACTTTACTTTAGACTTCTactttagcccttggcaacgcagacactCATTGGCGCGTGCGAgtagtgtgggtgcaataattgaataatatagatttctacatttattttgcgacgcaagcggtgtagtcagcctgtaagtaagcatttcactgttagtacacacctgtttacaaagcatgtgactaataacatttgatttgaagatggAAGGAAGCATGTGGATGCTGAAATAATGGTCTACCACTACAGACACCTTCTGATCTCCACTTCAGACCAGCATTGATGTCTCTTTCCTTATCATCTCTTGATAAACTGTTCGTCATTTTTACCCACCTGAACCAGAGACTCACCTTTATTGGTCCAGTGCTAAAGCAGATCTTCCTGTTCTCCGGCGGTGCTTCCTCCTCGGCAGGCAGTCCCGGGACCTCAGAGCAGCTCGACTCTGGCTCATAAggctcatcttcctcctcctcatcctcatccagCTGGCTGCCGCCGGAGTCCTCTCCGATGCCGCTGTACGCGCTGATGTCCACCAGGTCGCCCTCCGAGTAATCATCCTTACGAGACTCCTCCTCCAGGCCATCCTCTTCCTGTCCCTCACACTGGGGCCCCTCCCCAGGCTCCTCcctgtgtcccctctctccctcctggcgCCCTGCCAGGTCGCTGGGGCCCCCAGGGGCCTCTCCATTTTCCAGTGAGGCATGGACCTCGGCCTGCACCAGCCGGCTCCCTGCCTCGGGTGCGGAGGAGTCCTCCTGGTCTCTGGGTATGGGTTCTCTGCTAGGCTCGCCTCCTGTACTTGAGCCCCtggcttccttccctctctccctctcagacttgGCTTCGGTAGAAGCAGAAGAGGTCCTATCCCCTGTTTGTGTACATCCTGAGGAGCCGTTGTCGTTTCGGGGAGCTGCTCTGTTCCTGGGGCTTCTGGGGGAACCCTCCTGGTCCACGTGTTGGCTGCTCCCATCCCCCTGACTGCCTGGGGGCAACACTTGTACCTTCCTGGCACTGATTTTAGAGTTGAGGCATTCTGCTGTTTTTACCGGAGTGGGGCTGTCTTCTCGGGAGGGCAATGGGGACGTGGAGGAGGGCCGGTGCAGGTTGTTCCTCAGGTCCCCCTTCTCGAAGACGGCGCTAAGCTGGCTTACGGTGGGCGACACCGCCTCACCGGCTCCACCTACCGTATCCAGGCAGTCCAGAGACTCCGTGCTGCCGTTGAAGCGCACTACCACGTCCAGCCGGCTGTCCTGGACAGCGGACGAAACCGGACGCTCCTTCTTGAGCAGGATGCGATTGGTGGCCGACTGTTTCTCCTGTAGCTGGCGCTGCTCGAAGATCTTCCTCGTCTCCTGCAGCTTGGAGTACCCTGCTGATGCCCCTCGGGACCCACCAACTTTGCCGCCCTTGGGGTCAAAGCGGTTGACACGCTCGGAGACCGTGGCGCCCAACTTGAGCAGGGCGCTGTGGTTCACATCTTCGTTGAGGCTGCTGGCCCTGGGCAGGGACAGCCGCACCGCCTGGTCATTGGCCTTGGACGGGTCGTCCTCGTCGCCAGGTGACTGCATTTGCATGAACATGTTCTTGATGCGGTGGACATTAGAGCCGTACTGGCGGCGCCCTCTGCCGGTAGGCCGCGGCGGCTTGCCATCCTTGGCAGCGTCGTCCCCATTGGCGGCATTGTTCAGAGCGTCGTGGGCCTGCTTCAGAGCCTGGATGCCCGCCTCGTAGGCGTTCCTGTGGGGGGACG includes these proteins:
- the ppp1r9ba gene encoding neurabin-2, which encodes MMKTEPPSAGSASSTLRSPSPHRNAYEAGIQALKQAHDALNNAANGDDAAKDGKPPRPTGRGRRQYGSNVHRIKNMFMQMQSPGDEDDPSKANDQAVRLSLPRASSLNEDVNHSALLKLGATVSERVNRFDPKGGKVGGSRGASAGYSKLQETRKIFEQRQLQEKQSATNRILLKKERPVSSAVQDSRLDVVVRFNGSTESLDCLDTVGGAGEAVSPTVSQLSAVFEKGDLRNNLHRPSSTSPLPSREDSPTPVKTAECLNSKISARKVQVLPPGSQGDGSSQHVDQEGSPRSPRNRAAPRNDNGSSGCTQTGDRTSSASTEAKSERERGKEARGSSTGGEPSREPIPRDQEDSSAPEAGSRLVQAEVHASLENGEAPGGPSDLAGRQEGERGHREEPGEGPQCEGQEEDGLEEESRKDDYSEGDLVDISAYSGIGEDSGGSQLDEDEEEEDEPYEPESSCSEVPGLPAEEEAPPENRKICFSTGPIKVFTTYSNEDYDRRNDDVDPMAASAEYELEKRVERLDLFPVELEKDGDGLGISIIGMGAGADMGLEKLGIFVKTVTDGGAAHRDERIQVNDLIVEVDGTSLVGVTQAFAASVLRNTTGTVKFMIGREKPGEQSEVAQLIQQTLEQERWQKEMMEQRYSQYMEEDEETGEYATDEEEEMSPTFPNAIEVFDLAENEDMLSPMEMDPEKLAHKFKELQIKHAVTQAEIQQLKRKLAHAEQDKLRWRMERAQLEQSVRENKERMEKLEGYWMEAQSLCQAVDEHLKETQAQYQTLERKYSKAKRLIKEYQQKEIEYLKRETAQRRAQEETEATHKEEADNLQDKITDLETKVDALKTSDPS